The following are encoded in a window of Sutcliffiella horikoshii genomic DNA:
- a CDS encoding DUF2164 domain-containing protein, whose amino-acid sequence MVKLISIPKEMKDQMIGRIQAYFEEERDEEIGELGADLLLDIFMKELGPYYYNQGIADAKALVEERWGSVEEDIEALKRSTGGGRYR is encoded by the coding sequence GTGGTGAAATTGATCTCTATTCCAAAAGAAATGAAAGATCAAATGATAGGCAGGATCCAGGCATATTTCGAAGAAGAACGAGACGAAGAAATTGGCGAACTTGGAGCGGACCTGCTGTTGGACATATTTATGAAAGAACTTGGACCGTACTACTATAATCAGGGTATTGCCGATGCAAAGGCTTTGGTAGAAGAACGATGGGGATCCGTTGAAGAGGATATTGAAGCCTTAAAACGTTCTACTGGGGGCGGAAGGTACAGGTAG
- a CDS encoding FAD-dependent oxidoreductase, producing MVLKANVLVIGGGVGGLTVALKLAKCGVGVTVVEQVKGSPHMYKGELVQPKTLQIFEKNGILPKVLQHGHKINHIELIEKKKLDKKNKQPIQSMSYNILPNPYNFALMIPHEILKTILLEEAQKYPSFKYLQPGRFMGFEGNKAKVRMEKEEVLLEADYYVSAEGRKSKVREMMEVPKKEKNYDHHFLTVTFPRPESMTEGKIISTDDTFLGLFPLPDNLVRSVYLIPKGSYKQMIEEGLESFYQKYLELCPELDGFVQRIDSWKKIQLMIPVHYHVSNYVKGNIALLGDAAHSVHPMAGEGMNLAIQDGDVLGELLCWMYDKDKHSPDYLSYYEAVRKPRVRHVLKLSHLSALAYSRPLKSFVTWRSKVMDQLTNDPVLHIKHMLNISGLGIWKESIVDRVIQSGVVPKRKDHDERKIDRRHLFTEEEDYPWKNKEEA from the coding sequence ATGGTGTTGAAGGCGAATGTGTTGGTGATTGGGGGCGGTGTTGGCGGTTTGACGGTTGCGCTGAAGCTTGCGAAGTGTGGTGTTGGTGTAACAGTGGTGGAACAGGTGAAAGGAAGCCCGCACATGTACAAGGGAGAATTAGTGCAGCCGAAGACGCTACAAATTTTCGAGAAAAATGGCATTCTTCCAAAGGTGCTGCAACACGGACATAAAATTAACCATATTGAGTTGATTGAAAAGAAAAAGCTCGATAAAAAAAACAAACAACCAATCCAATCGATGAGTTATAACATACTTCCAAATCCTTATAACTTTGCATTGATGATCCCCCATGAAATCTTAAAAACGATACTACTCGAGGAAGCACAGAAATATCCTTCCTTTAAATATTTACAGCCTGGCCGTTTTATGGGCTTTGAAGGTAACAAGGCTAAGGTGAGAATGGAAAAGGAAGAGGTATTACTAGAAGCAGATTATTACGTTAGTGCAGAAGGGCGAAAATCGAAGGTACGTGAAATGATGGAGGTGCCGAAAAAGGAAAAGAATTATGACCATCATTTTTTGACTGTAACGTTTCCAAGGCCTGAAAGCATGACAGAAGGAAAGATCATCTCTACAGATGATACATTTTTAGGACTTTTCCCTTTGCCGGATAATCTGGTGCGCAGCGTCTATTTAATTCCAAAGGGATCTTATAAACAGATGATAGAAGAAGGGCTAGAATCTTTTTACCAAAAATACTTAGAACTATGCCCGGAACTGGATGGTTTTGTGCAAAGAATAGACTCTTGGAAAAAAATTCAGCTTATGATTCCGGTGCATTATCATGTTTCAAACTATGTGAAAGGCAACATTGCTTTGCTAGGGGATGCTGCACATAGCGTACATCCGATGGCAGGTGAGGGAATGAATTTGGCGATTCAGGACGGAGACGTGCTTGGAGAGCTGCTCTGTTGGATGTACGACAAAGATAAACATTCTCCGGATTATCTATCCTATTATGAAGCTGTAAGAAAACCAAGGGTCCGTCATGTATTGAAATTGAGTCACTTATCCGCTTTGGCTTATTCCCGTCCGCTCAAATCTTTTGTGACATGGAGAAGCAAAGTGATGGATCAGCTGACCAACGATCCCGTTCTTCATATTAAACATATGCTGAACATTTCTGGTTTGGGTATATGGAAGGAATCCATAGTGGACAGGGTCATTCAGTCTGGAGTAGTTCCTAAGAGGAAAGACCACGATGAGCGCAAGATTGACCGCCGCCATCTTTTTACGGAAGAAGAAGATTACCCATGGAAAAATAAGGAGGAAGCATAG